The Muricauda sp. SCSIO 65647 genome includes a region encoding these proteins:
- a CDS encoding alpha-amylase family protein, with amino-acid sequence MYRSSFLAVLMTVFLIGCVGTPEKKEKEKKRPQMTQKRKQVVYQVFTRLFGNTNTTNKPWGTIEENGIGKFADFDDKALSEIKALGVTHIWYTGVPHHAVINDYTKYGISNDDPDVVKGRAGSPYAVKDYYNVNPDLAVDPNNRLEEFRALVERTHGQGLKVLIDIVPNHVARNYQGLTNPDGVDDFGANDDTSVEYARDNNFYYIPGAEFRVPEWQGEYRPLGGEAHTLVDGKFVEVPAKWTGNGSRASRPHQNDWYETVKVNYGVQPNGSKDFEELPESYAQMDHKAHYEFWKDKELPDSWYKFRDIALYWLDFGVDGFRFDMAEMVPVEFWSFMNTSIKMKNPDAFLLAEVYNPSLYRDYIHKGKMDYLYDKVELYDSIKHIMQGHGWTDHIHVVQNGLKDIEHHMLHFLENHDEQRIASPDFVGKAEIGKPAMVVSATIGTSPTMVYFGQEVGEDGSEDAGFGKPTRTSIFDYIGVPAHQRWVNGKKFDGGQLSEEEKNLRDFYKRLLNFTIKSSALIGEYQEIHFYNKDNTPTYDHRVLSYVRWSDDEKLIVISNFDREKSYDFELKIPGDVISKWGLADNSYPLEEELYGEQQKKLSIVEGQGKVSVQLEPLQSFIFRIEQ; translated from the coding sequence ATGTATCGTTCCTCCTTTCTTGCCGTACTCATGACCGTCTTTCTGATCGGCTGTGTGGGAACTCCGGAAAAAAAGGAAAAGGAGAAAAAAAGACCCCAAATGACACAAAAACGAAAGCAAGTAGTTTATCAAGTTTTTACCAGACTTTTTGGAAATACCAATACAACGAACAAGCCTTGGGGCACTATTGAGGAAAACGGTATTGGAAAATTTGCTGATTTTGATGACAAGGCCCTTTCTGAAATCAAGGCCTTGGGAGTGACCCATATCTGGTACACCGGGGTGCCGCACCATGCCGTTATCAATGATTATACGAAATACGGCATTTCAAATGATGATCCCGATGTGGTCAAGGGCCGTGCAGGTTCACCTTATGCCGTTAAAGATTATTACAATGTAAATCCAGATTTGGCCGTGGACCCAAATAACCGATTAGAAGAGTTCAGGGCACTTGTTGAAAGAACCCATGGGCAGGGCCTGAAAGTGCTCATCGATATCGTACCGAATCATGTGGCCCGCAATTATCAGGGTTTGACAAATCCGGATGGGGTAGATGATTTCGGGGCCAATGATGACACATCGGTCGAATATGCCCGTGACAACAATTTCTATTATATCCCCGGAGCAGAATTCAGAGTGCCTGAATGGCAAGGAGAATATCGGCCACTTGGTGGAGAAGCCCATACATTGGTTGACGGAAAATTTGTGGAAGTACCGGCCAAATGGACGGGCAATGGTTCTCGTGCGTCCCGGCCCCATCAGAATGACTGGTACGAAACGGTCAAGGTTAATTATGGTGTTCAACCCAACGGCTCCAAAGATTTTGAAGAACTGCCCGAATCGTATGCCCAGATGGACCATAAAGCCCATTATGAGTTTTGGAAGGATAAGGAATTGCCCGATTCATGGTACAAGTTCAGGGATATCGCCCTTTATTGGTTAGATTTTGGGGTGGATGGTTTTCGTTTCGATATGGCCGAAATGGTTCCCGTAGAATTCTGGAGCTTCATGAATACCTCGATAAAGATGAAAAACCCTGATGCTTTTTTGTTGGCCGAGGTGTACAATCCGTCCCTTTATCGTGACTATATCCACAAAGGAAAAATGGACTACCTCTATGACAAGGTCGAACTATACGATAGCATCAAGCACATTATGCAGGGCCACGGGTGGACAGATCATATTCACGTGGTACAAAATGGCTTGAAAGATATTGAGCACCACATGCTGCATTTTCTGGAAAACCACGATGAGCAGCGTATTGCCAGTCCCGATTTCGTGGGCAAGGCAGAAATAGGAAAGCCTGCAATGGTTGTTTCCGCTACTATAGGCACGTCGCCCACCATGGTCTATTTTGGGCAAGAAGTTGGGGAAGATGGCTCAGAAGATGCCGGTTTTGGCAAACCGACCAGAACCTCCATTTTCGATTATATAGGCGTGCCCGCACACCAACGTTGGGTGAACGGCAAAAAATTCGATGGGGGGCAACTTTCAGAAGAAGAAAAGAACCTACGTGATTTTTACAAGCGTTTATTGAATTTTACCATTAAAAGTTCGGCCTTGATAGGCGAATATCAAGAAATACATTTTTACAACAAAGACAATACCCCGACCTATGACCACCGCGTGCTTTCTTATGTGCGTTGGTCAGATGATGAGAAATTGATTGTCATATCAAATTTTGATAGGGAAAAAAGCTACGATTTTGAATTAAAAATTCCTGGGGATGTCATCTCTAAATGGGGCTTGGCCGATAACAGCTACCCACTTGAGGAAGAACTTTACGGTGAGCAGCAAAAAAAACTCTCCATAGTAGAAGGGCAGGGTAAGGTTTCTGTACAGCTTGAACCGCTGCAATCTTTTATTTTCAGGATCGAACAATGA
- a CDS encoding glycerophosphodiester phosphodiesterase, whose protein sequence is MKKWMAIAMVMSMLNSCNLFEKEFLVIGHRGAMGHETENTLASIQKAIDLGVDMIEIDVFKINSGEIVVFHDERLERLSNSRGRIEEYDISNLRQVILNGDHQIPTLQEVLQLIDNKVALNIELKGSNTAEPVNIITDHYIKEEGWALKNFVISSFKWDELKRMREQNPDISIAVLTEEDPLNAIQMARELKAVAINPYYKFLTKEKVKEIHDAGFKVYTYTVNEAVDIQRMKDFGVDGIFSNYPERVY, encoded by the coding sequence ATGAAAAAGTGGATGGCAATCGCAATGGTGATGTCAATGTTGAATTCCTGCAATTTGTTTGAAAAAGAGTTTTTGGTTATCGGCCATCGGGGGGCAATGGGCCATGAGACAGAAAATACACTGGCCTCGATTCAAAAGGCGATTGATTTGGGGGTTGATATGATTGAGATCGATGTATTCAAGATCAATAGTGGCGAGATTGTGGTCTTTCATGACGAACGTCTTGAGAGACTTTCAAATTCAAGGGGCAGAATAGAAGAATACGACATTTCGAATCTACGCCAGGTCATTTTGAATGGAGACCATCAAATACCCACGCTACAAGAGGTATTGCAATTGATCGATAATAAGGTGGCCCTGAACATTGAACTGAAGGGGTCAAATACCGCCGAACCTGTAAATATTATCACCGACCACTATATTAAGGAAGAGGGTTGGGCCTTGAAAAATTTTGTGATTTCAAGTTTCAAATGGGACGAACTGAAAAGAATGCGCGAGCAGAACCCTGATATTTCCATAGCGGTGCTCACTGAAGAAGATCCACTAAATGCAATTCAGATGGCCAGAGAGCTCAAAGCTGTGGCCATCAATCCGTATTATAAATTCCTTACAAAAGAGAAGGTAAAAGAAATACACGATGCTGGGTTCAAAGTCTATACCTATACGGTCAACGAAGCTGTTGATATTCAAAGAATGAAAGATTTTGGTGTTGATGGTATCTTCTCTAATTATCCTGAGCGGGTGTATTGA
- a CDS encoding NAD(P)/FAD-dependent oxidoreductase, with translation MFDVIVIGGGAAGFYGAIHMARTNSKLKIGIFERGKNVLSKVKVSGGGRCNVTHAEFLPHELIKNYPRGEKELLGPFHRHATADTMAFFQDGGISLKVEEDGRVFPESDSSQTIIDFFLSEAEKLNIKIFKNYQAKEFAFIENDCLWQVTTKNKHYYAKKLLLATGSNTRIWKQLEQMGHTIIDPVPSLFTFNSDDPRIKGLQGVSAQAHVAVMPKEQYNTNIGIELKSNIAKEPALVSEGPVLITHWGLSGPAILKLSAWGANLLHDHRYNFRIIVNWTPEYSTASMFEFLKHVKEVEPKKTVLKGQAVEVPKRLWGKLVKAAAIDSSMRWADTPNEKLKNLAKQLTACSFKIHGKSTFKDEFVTAGGVDLREINFKTFESRILPNLYFAGEVINVDAITGGFNFQNAWTGAYIAARAIATDD, from the coding sequence ATGTTCGATGTCATTGTCATAGGGGGTGGTGCGGCAGGTTTTTATGGAGCCATACATATGGCCAGGACAAATTCAAAACTAAAGATCGGCATATTTGAGCGTGGCAAGAATGTGCTATCAAAGGTAAAGGTCTCTGGTGGCGGTCGATGCAATGTGACCCATGCTGAGTTTTTGCCACATGAACTCATCAAAAACTATCCTAGGGGAGAAAAAGAATTACTGGGCCCATTTCACAGACATGCTACGGCCGATACCATGGCTTTTTTTCAAGACGGAGGAATATCTTTGAAAGTTGAGGAAGATGGTCGTGTTTTTCCGGAAAGCGATTCTTCACAGACCATCATTGATTTTTTTCTTTCGGAAGCCGAAAAACTGAACATCAAGATTTTCAAAAACTATCAGGCGAAAGAATTTGCGTTCATTGAAAATGATTGCCTATGGCAGGTCACGACCAAGAATAAACATTACTATGCCAAAAAACTACTTCTGGCGACAGGAAGCAACACCAGAATTTGGAAACAGCTTGAACAAATGGGACACACAATCATTGATCCCGTACCCTCCCTTTTTACGTTCAATAGTGACGATCCACGAATCAAAGGGCTTCAAGGGGTAAGTGCCCAGGCCCATGTCGCTGTTATGCCCAAAGAGCAGTATAACACAAACATCGGTATTGAGCTCAAGAGCAACATTGCCAAAGAACCTGCACTGGTGTCTGAAGGACCCGTACTCATTACCCATTGGGGATTGAGCGGTCCGGCAATATTGAAACTATCGGCTTGGGGGGCCAATTTGTTGCATGACCATCGTTATAACTTCAGGATCATTGTCAATTGGACCCCAGAGTATTCAACAGCATCGATGTTTGAGTTTTTAAAACATGTGAAAGAGGTTGAGCCCAAAAAGACTGTTCTTAAGGGTCAGGCGGTTGAGGTGCCCAAACGATTGTGGGGTAAATTGGTGAAGGCCGCAGCTATCGATAGCAGTATGAGATGGGCAGATACCCCTAACGAAAAGCTAAAAAATTTGGCCAAGCAGCTCACTGCCTGTTCCTTTAAGATACATGGAAAAAGTACGTTTAAAGACGAGTTTGTCACAGCAGGGGGTGTCGACCTCAGGGAAATCAACTTCAAGACTTTCGAAAGCAGAATCTTACCCAACCTTTATTTTGCTGGTGAGGTCATCAATGTTGACGCCATCACGGGAGGGTTTAATTTTCAAAATGCGTGGACGGGTGCCTACATCGCTGCAAGAGCCATTGCAACCGATGACTAA
- a CDS encoding MIP/aquaporin family protein — MTPFVAEIIGTFFLMLLGCGVNANVSLSKTYGSGSGWIVITTGWAFAVYVGVVVAAPFSGAHINPAVTVGLAVAEKFSWQEVPSYILAQFIGAMIAAFCIWLVNKKHFDATDDGNTKRGVFCTAPAIPNIPLNLFSEVLGTFVLVFTVLYFTDATLSDGSIIGLGSLGALPVAILVWAIGLCLGGTTGYAINPARDMGPRIVHALVPIKNKGSNNWGYSWIPVIGPIIGGCLAALLMFALN, encoded by the coding sequence ATGACTCCATTTGTAGCCGAAATCATCGGCACCTTTTTTTTGATGCTTTTGGGATGCGGGGTAAATGCCAATGTATCGCTCTCTAAAACCTATGGCAGTGGCAGTGGCTGGATCGTCATTACCACAGGCTGGGCCTTTGCCGTATATGTGGGAGTGGTCGTTGCGGCTCCCTTTAGCGGCGCACATATCAATCCGGCGGTTACGGTCGGTTTGGCCGTTGCGGAAAAATTTTCATGGCAAGAGGTGCCCAGTTATATTTTGGCACAGTTCATCGGGGCCATGATAGCGGCATTTTGCATATGGTTGGTCAACAAAAAGCATTTTGACGCCACTGATGATGGCAACACCAAAAGAGGGGTTTTCTGTACTGCCCCTGCGATACCCAACATACCGTTGAATCTTTTTAGTGAGGTTTTGGGCACTTTCGTTCTTGTTTTTACCGTACTGTATTTCACCGATGCCACCTTGAGCGATGGAAGCATTATCGGTCTGGGCTCACTGGGGGCACTCCCCGTAGCCATACTGGTTTGGGCGATCGGACTTTGTTTGGGGGGCACTACGGGCTACGCCATCAATCCGGCGCGTGATATGGGCCCAAGAATTGTTCATGCCCTTGTACCCATTAAGAACAAAGGTTCGAACAATTGGGGCTATTCATGGATTCCCGTTATTGGGCCCATCATCGGGGGATGCTTGGCCGCGCTTCTTATGTTCGCCCTCAATTAG
- the glpK gene encoding glycerol kinase GlpK, producing MDKYILALDQGTTSSRAVIVNRKGTIVSVAQKEFTQIFPKPGWVEHDATEIWSTQAGMAAEAVSKKGLDATQIAAIGITNQRETAVVWDRSTGEPVYNAIVWQDKRTADFCDELKKRGKTDLIRNKTGLVIDAYFSATKVKWILDNVEGARERAEAGELVWGTIDSWLIWKMTQGNLHITDVTNASRSLIFNINTMNWDDELLELFTIPKSMLPEVRQSSEVYGNTSPNFFASKIPIAGIAGDQQAALFGQMCTKQGMVKNTYGTGCFMLMNIGEKPIISKNNLLTTVAWKINGKTHYAFEGSIFIAGAVVQWLRDSLKIIKTSSEVEKLAGSVESAEGVYFVPAFAGLGAPHWNQHAQGTIFGLTRGGTDAHIARAALDSIAYQTMDILKAMEADSGISIKELRVDGGATVNNLLMQFQADVLNTVTIRPKIVETTVMGAAYLAGLAVGYWNSFEEIQDIWEADVHFNPTDNREPVEDGIKGWYRAIDALEHWSKN from the coding sequence ATGGACAAATATATTCTTGCTTTAGATCAGGGAACGACCAGTTCCCGTGCCGTGATCGTCAATAGAAAAGGGACCATCGTTTCGGTTGCCCAAAAAGAGTTCACACAAATTTTTCCGAAACCGGGCTGGGTCGAACATGATGCTACCGAAATCTGGTCGACACAGGCCGGTATGGCCGCTGAGGCGGTTTCGAAAAAGGGGCTCGATGCGACCCAAATTGCGGCCATCGGCATCACCAACCAAAGAGAGACCGCAGTTGTTTGGGACCGCAGCACCGGTGAACCCGTTTACAATGCCATTGTGTGGCAAGACAAGCGTACCGCAGATTTTTGTGATGAATTGAAAAAACGGGGAAAGACAGACCTGATACGCAATAAGACCGGTTTGGTCATCGACGCTTATTTTTCGGCCACCAAAGTCAAGTGGATCTTAGATAATGTAGAGGGTGCCAGAGAACGTGCCGAAGCAGGTGAACTGGTCTGGGGCACCATTGATTCATGGTTGATTTGGAAAATGACACAGGGCAATCTGCATATCACCGACGTGACCAATGCTTCCCGTTCACTGATTTTCAACATCAATACCATGAATTGGGATGATGAATTGCTTGAATTGTTCACCATTCCAAAAAGCATGTTGCCCGAGGTAAGGCAATCGAGCGAGGTGTACGGCAATACGAGTCCGAATTTCTTTGCCAGTAAAATTCCGATTGCGGGTATAGCAGGGGATCAGCAAGCGGCCCTTTTTGGGCAGATGTGCACCAAACAGGGCATGGTCAAGAACACCTATGGCACGGGCTGTTTCATGCTCATGAACATTGGTGAAAAACCCATCATATCGAAAAACAATTTATTGACCACCGTTGCATGGAAAATCAATGGCAAAACACATTATGCTTTCGAGGGAAGCATCTTTATCGCCGGTGCGGTCGTACAATGGCTGCGCGATAGCCTCAAGATCATCAAAACCTCATCTGAAGTTGAAAAACTGGCCGGTTCGGTAGAAAGCGCTGAAGGCGTATATTTTGTGCCCGCTTTCGCAGGGTTGGGTGCACCCCATTGGAACCAACATGCCCAAGGTACCATCTTCGGACTCACCCGGGGAGGTACCGATGCCCATATTGCCCGTGCAGCCTTGGACTCAATTGCGTATCAAACCATGGATATTCTCAAAGCCATGGAAGCCGATTCAGGAATATCCATCAAAGAATTAAGGGTCGATGGTGGGGCCACCGTCAACAATTTGTTGATGCAGTTTCAGGCCGATGTGCTGAACACGGTCACGATTCGGCCAAAAATTGTGGAGACCACCGTTATGGGGGCTGCCTATCTTGCCGGATTGGCAGTGGGCTATTGGAACAGCTTTGAAGAAATACAGGATATTTGGGAAGCAGATGTACATTTCAACCCGACCGATAATAGAGAACCTGTGGAAGATGGCATCAAAGGCTGGTACCGGGCCATTGACGCACTGGAGCACTGGTCAAAAAATTAA
- a CDS encoding DUF1697 domain-containing protein: MEIYTVLLRGINVSGKKSIKMVDLRSSLEKKGFDAVQTYIQSGNIVFKTDNKKIAELEEGIKKLIFEDFGFDVPVLVKTAKDLKSILRHNPFSKEENTKQLFFVLLRQPPSKLLVDEFNELKFEGEDFHITDACVYLNCKIGYGKAKLNNNLIEKKLKVEATARNLRTMQKLIEMAS; the protein is encoded by the coding sequence ATGGAAATCTATACTGTCTTGCTTCGAGGTATCAATGTGAGCGGCAAAAAGTCGATCAAAATGGTAGATTTGAGATCAAGTCTCGAAAAAAAAGGTTTTGATGCGGTACAGACCTATATTCAAAGTGGAAACATTGTGTTCAAAACCGACAACAAGAAAATAGCTGAACTTGAAGAGGGTATCAAAAAGCTGATTTTTGAGGACTTCGGCTTTGATGTACCCGTGTTGGTGAAGACAGCCAAAGATTTGAAAAGTATCTTGAGGCATAACCCCTTTTCAAAAGAAGAAAATACAAAACAGCTATTCTTTGTGCTGCTAAGACAACCACCGTCCAAACTTCTAGTCGATGAATTCAATGAATTGAAGTTTGAAGGCGAAGATTTTCACATTACCGATGCCTGCGTTTACCTGAACTGCAAGATAGGTTATGGGAAGGCCAAGCTCAATAATAATCTGATTGAAAAAAAACTGAAGGTCGAGGCTACTGCTAGAAATTTGAGAACAATGCAAAAGTTGATCGAGATGGCGTCTTAA
- a CDS encoding TspO/MBR family protein produces MQKKFVYIAISMTVCLLIGILASFATQNSVNDWYLTLNKPSFNPPNWIFGPVWGVLYILMGIAAGIVWSKGIYHLWVKTALYHFAFQLLFNALWSIVFFGFKSPFWALIVILTLLILILLTIRWFKVVSKVAAVLMIPYFLWVCFAMVLNYKIWEMN; encoded by the coding sequence ATGCAGAAGAAGTTCGTTTACATCGCCATTTCAATGACCGTGTGTTTGCTCATTGGCATTTTGGCAAGTTTCGCTACCCAAAACTCGGTCAACGATTGGTACCTCACATTGAATAAACCGAGCTTCAACCCGCCAAACTGGATATTCGGGCCAGTATGGGGCGTACTTTATATTCTGATGGGCATAGCCGCCGGCATCGTTTGGTCTAAGGGCATCTATCATCTATGGGTAAAAACCGCCCTATATCACTTTGCTTTTCAATTACTGTTCAATGCCCTATGGAGTATCGTTTTCTTCGGATTCAAAAGCCCTTTTTGGGCCTTGATCGTGATTCTAACACTATTGATCCTGATCCTTTTGACCATCAGGTGGTTCAAGGTGGTCAGCAAAGTGGCGGCCGTTCTAATGATCCCCTATTTTCTTTGGGTCTGTTTTGCAATGGTACTGAACTATAAAATTTGGGAGATGAACTAA
- a CDS encoding diphosphomevalonate/mevalonate 3,5-bisphosphate decarboxylase family protein: protein MTEKDFIPDQILELPESGKVTWKAPSNIALVKYWGKKPNQIPANPSISFTLDACATTTTLSFEKKKITSNGFSFDFSFEGKAKDDFKPKIVTFFERIETYLPFLKQYHLTIETHNSFPHSSGIASSASGMAALALCLLSIERQADSKMDEDFFKQKASFLARLGSGSACRSIEGDIVQWGKTSSIPESSDVYGIKYPFDTHQNFKNYHDTILLVHKGQKQVSSSVGHDLMHVHPFAERRFQQAHDNLERLKTIFSSGDIDTFIQIVEGEALTLHAMMMTGSPYFMLMKPNTLEIINKIWQYREANGNHVCFTLDAGANVHVLYPEAEKEEIFRFIQKELVQFCENGHYICDRIGFGAKKL from the coding sequence ATGACTGAAAAGGATTTCATTCCTGATCAAATACTTGAATTGCCCGAAAGTGGGAAAGTGACCTGGAAGGCCCCCAGCAACATCGCTTTGGTAAAATACTGGGGTAAAAAACCGAATCAAATTCCGGCAAACCCCTCCATCAGTTTTACATTGGATGCCTGTGCCACCACCACGACCCTTTCGTTTGAAAAGAAAAAGATTACATCGAATGGTTTTTCATTTGATTTTTCGTTTGAGGGAAAAGCAAAGGATGACTTCAAACCCAAGATCGTCACCTTCTTTGAACGTATTGAAACCTACCTGCCTTTTTTGAAGCAGTACCACTTGACCATTGAAACCCACAACTCGTTTCCACATAGTTCAGGAATCGCCTCTTCGGCCAGTGGAATGGCCGCCCTTGCTCTTTGCCTACTTTCCATTGAAAGACAAGCCGATTCGAAAATGGACGAGGATTTTTTCAAGCAAAAGGCTTCTTTTTTGGCCCGACTGGGATCGGGCAGTGCCTGCCGCAGTATCGAAGGCGATATAGTTCAATGGGGCAAGACCTCTTCAATTCCAGAAAGTTCCGATGTATACGGAATCAAATACCCTTTCGATACCCATCAAAATTTCAAGAACTATCATGATACGATTTTATTGGTGCACAAGGGCCAAAAGCAGGTGAGCAGTTCAGTTGGGCACGACCTGATGCATGTCCATCCATTTGCTGAGCGGCGGTTTCAACAGGCACATGATAATCTTGAAAGGCTGAAAACCATTTTTTCTTCAGGAGATATTGATACCTTCATTCAAATAGTGGAGGGCGAGGCCTTGACACTACATGCCATGATGATGACCGGTAGCCCCTATTTCATGTTGATGAAGCCCAATACCCTTGAAATCATCAACAAGATCTGGCAATACAGGGAAGCAAATGGCAACCATGTTTGCTTTACCCTAGATGCCGGGGCGAATGTACATGTGCTGTATCCTGAAGCGGAGAAAGAAGAAATTTTTCGGTTCATACAGAAAGAACTGGTACAATTTTGTGAGAACGGCCACTATATCTGTGACCGAATAGGATTTGGTGCGAAAAAATTGTAA
- a CDS encoding mevalonate kinase yields MKGPLFYSKILLFGEYGIIKDSKGLSIPYNFFKGALKTGEHLSEGAKKSNEGLVKFALYLEKMQEDGSVTFDMAAMKEDIANGMYFDSSIPQGYGIGSSGALVAAFYDKYAQNKITVLENLTREKLLRLKEIFGKMESFFHGKSSGLDPLNSYLSLPILINSKDNIESTSLPSQNKAGKGAVFLLDSGMTGETAPMVQLFMEKMKQEGFRNVIKEKFIKHTDACVEHFLNGDMKSLFGHVKQLSHVVLDHFKPMIPKQFHSLWKKGIETNDYYLKLCGSGGGGYILGFTEDIDKARKALNGHKLEVVYNF; encoded by the coding sequence ATGAAGGGTCCGTTGTTTTATTCTAAAATCTTGCTCTTTGGTGAATATGGTATTATCAAAGATTCTAAAGGTCTTTCCATTCCCTACAATTTTTTCAAAGGAGCATTGAAGACCGGTGAACATCTTTCTGAGGGGGCCAAAAAGTCTAATGAAGGACTCGTAAAATTCGCCCTGTATTTAGAGAAGATGCAAGAAGATGGGTCGGTCACTTTTGACATGGCCGCCATGAAAGAAGATATCGCCAACGGTATGTATTTCGATAGTTCTATTCCCCAAGGTTATGGAATTGGCAGTAGTGGGGCGCTGGTGGCCGCTTTTTATGACAAGTATGCCCAGAACAAGATTACCGTTTTAGAAAACCTGACCCGCGAAAAACTGTTGCGACTGAAAGAAATTTTCGGAAAAATGGAATCGTTCTTCCATGGAAAATCCTCTGGTCTTGACCCCCTGAACAGTTACTTGAGCCTTCCGATACTCATCAATTCAAAAGACAATATCGAATCGACCAGCCTTCCTTCCCAAAACAAAGCGGGTAAAGGTGCGGTTTTTCTATTGGATAGTGGCATGACGGGCGAAACCGCCCCCATGGTGCAGCTATTTATGGAAAAAATGAAGCAAGAGGGGTTTAGAAATGTCATCAAAGAGAAGTTCATCAAACATACCGATGCCTGTGTCGAGCATTTCTTGAATGGAGACATGAAGTCACTTTTCGGCCATGTGAAACAATTGTCGCATGTGGTCTTGGATCATTTCAAGCCAATGATTCCGAAGCAGTTCCATTCACTATGGAAAAAGGGTATCGAGACCAATGATTACTACCTAAAACTTTGCGGTTCAGGCGGTGGTGGCTATATATTGGGCTTTACCGAAGATATTGACAAAGCCCGAAAGGCCTTGAACGGCCATAAATTGGAAGTGGTCTATAACTTCTAG
- a CDS encoding geranylgeranylglycerol-phosphate geranylgeranyltransferase, whose translation MLSRKQRFYLFKLLSLFSVVRGYNILMITLAQYLASIYILAPDWPLRKVVFDLNLFLIVTASALVIAAGYIINNFYDAEKDLINKPVKSMLDRLVSQRFKLTTYFILNFVAIIAASYISFRAVFFFSAYIFGIWFYSHKLKRIPFLGNFVSATLAITPFFAVFVYYKNFDPVIFVHALFLFLLILSREMIKDLENMAGDMAQNYRTIPILYGSTVSKTIITLLVLLTLIPALLLIRFFDIGYMYLYFWASIVLLVLFIILLWRSTGKKHYVWLHNILKFIIIVGVFSILLINVDLVLNRIL comes from the coding sequence ATGCTCAGCAGAAAGCAAAGGTTTTATCTCTTCAAACTGTTGAGCCTTTTTTCTGTGGTACGGGGATACAACATCCTCATGATTACCTTGGCCCAGTACTTGGCCTCCATCTATATTTTGGCCCCTGACTGGCCATTGCGAAAAGTGGTCTTTGACCTGAACCTGTTCTTGATCGTCACCGCATCGGCATTGGTCATTGCAGCAGGGTATATCATCAACAATTTCTATGATGCCGAAAAAGACCTAATCAATAAACCGGTCAAAAGTATGCTGGATCGATTGGTCAGCCAACGGTTCAAATTGACGACCTACTTCATTCTCAATTTTGTGGCCATCATTGCGGCCAGCTACATTTCGTTTCGGGCCGTCTTTTTCTTTTCAGCCTATATTTTTGGTATTTGGTTCTATTCACATAAGTTGAAGCGTATTCCTTTTTTGGGGAATTTCGTGTCGGCGACACTCGCTATCACTCCCTTTTTTGCCGTTTTTGTGTACTACAAGAATTTTGACCCGGTCATTTTTGTGCACGCACTTTTCTTGTTTTTGTTGATTTTGTCACGTGAAATGATCAAAGATTTAGAGAACATGGCAGGTGATATGGCACAGAACTATCGAACGATACCCATTCTTTATGGATCTACGGTTTCAAAGACGATCATAACCCTTTTGGTGCTCTTGACACTTATACCGGCCCTATTGCTGATACGGTTTTTTGACATTGGCTACATGTATCTATATTTTTGGGCGAGCATCGTCTTGTTGGTGCTCTTTATCATTTTACTTTGGAGGTCCACTGGTAAAAAGCACTACGTTTGGCTTCATAATATTTTGAAATTCATCATCATTGTGGGCGTTTTCAGTATCTTGTTGATCAATGTTGACTTGGTCTTGAATCGGATTTTATGA